A part of Paraliobacillus zengyii genomic DNA contains:
- the gndA gene encoding NADP-dependent phosphogluconate dehydrogenase → MVKQQFGVIGLAVMGKNVAMNVESRGYSLSVYNRTFQKTEDFLKNEAEGKNFFGAKSIEEFVDSLEKPRKILLMVQAGAATDATIETLKPLLDKGDILIDGGNTFFKDTIRRNKELDQSGIHFIGTGVSGGEEGALKGPSIMPGGQKEAYDLVSPILEAISAKVDGEPCVTYIGPNGAGHYVKMVHNGIEYGDMQLIGEAYFMLKNILGYDADQLHKVFAEWNKGELDSYLIEITADIFTKKDDETGKPMVDMILDTAGQKGTGKWTSQSSLDLGVPLPVITESVFARFISAMKDERVKASKILSGPSAQDAPYEGDKDELVEAIRKALYMSKIVSYAQGFAQMRAASDENDWNLRYGDIAMIFRGGCIIRAQFLQKIKEAYDREPALANLLLDSYFKGIVEDYQTSLRKVLSIAMERGIPVPGFASALAYYDSYRTETLPANLLQAQRDYFGAHTYQRIDKEGTFHTEWLS, encoded by the coding sequence ATGGTAAAACAACAATTCGGAGTAATCGGTTTAGCTGTAATGGGGAAAAATGTTGCCATGAATGTGGAGAGTAGAGGATATTCTTTATCTGTATATAACAGAACATTCCAAAAAACAGAAGACTTTTTGAAAAATGAAGCAGAAGGAAAAAACTTCTTTGGTGCAAAATCAATTGAAGAATTTGTTGATTCATTAGAAAAGCCTCGTAAGATCTTACTTATGGTTCAAGCAGGTGCTGCTACTGATGCAACAATAGAAACATTGAAACCTCTTCTTGATAAAGGTGATATCTTAATTGATGGTGGAAATACCTTCTTCAAAGATACAATTAGAAGAAATAAAGAATTAGATCAATCAGGTATTCACTTTATTGGTACAGGTGTATCTGGTGGAGAAGAGGGTGCACTTAAAGGACCTTCTATTATGCCAGGTGGTCAAAAAGAAGCGTATGATCTTGTTTCTCCTATCTTAGAGGCTATTTCAGCTAAAGTAGACGGCGAACCTTGTGTCACTTATATTGGGCCAAACGGAGCAGGTCATTATGTTAAAATGGTACATAATGGTATTGAATATGGAGATATGCAATTAATCGGTGAGGCGTACTTCATGCTGAAGAATATTCTTGGTTATGATGCTGATCAATTACACAAGGTGTTCGCTGAATGGAATAAAGGGGAATTAGACAGTTATTTAATTGAAATAACGGCAGATATTTTCACGAAAAAAGACGATGAAACAGGTAAGCCAATGGTTGATATGATTCTTGATACTGCAGGTCAAAAAGGTACAGGTAAATGGACTAGTCAGAGTTCGTTAGACTTAGGTGTTCCATTACCAGTTATAACAGAATCTGTATTTGCTCGGTTCATCTCTGCTATGAAAGATGAACGTGTGAAAGCAAGCAAAATATTAAGTGGCCCTTCAGCTCAGGATGCACCTTATGAAGGTGATAAGGATGAGTTAGTAGAAGCAATTCGTAAAGCACTTTATATGAGTAAAATTGTTTCATATGCGCAAGGTTTCGCACAAATGCGTGCAGCATCAGATGAGAATGATTGGAACTTACGTTATGGTGATATAGCGATGATCTTCCGTGGTGGCTGTATTATTAGAGCGCAGTTCTTACAAAAAATTAAAGAAGCTTATGATCGTGAACCTGCTTTAGCAAATCTATTATTAGATTCATACTTCAAGGGTATCGTTGAGGACTATCAAACATCGTTACGTAAAGTTCTTTCTATTGCGATGGAACGGGGTATTCCTGTACCAGGCTTCGCTAGTGCATTAGCTTATTATGATAGTTACCGTACAGAAACGTTACCAGCCAATTTATTGCAGGCTCAACGTGATTACTTTGGTGCACATACGTATCAACGAATTGATAAAGAAGGTACTTTCCATACAGAATGGTTAAGCTAA
- the zwf gene encoding glucose-6-phosphate dehydrogenase, protein MTLNTPKAVIIIFGATGDLANRKLYPSLYRLYRNGKLSENFAVIGVARRPLTNEDFRKNIKKSIAEFKDDNIDPDQFASHFHYNPFDVEDLTHYQKLDNFINELDEKHETEGNRLFYLAMAPNFFGTIAANLNAEGLTETVGWSRLVIEKPFGHNYETAQKLNNQIRQAFSEDQIYRIDHYLGKEMVKNIEIIRFANSLFEPLWNNQYIANIQVTSSEILGVEERGRYYDGSGALRDMVQNHMLQIVSLLAMEPPAKLNPDDIRYEKIKVLRSLKPLAVEEVDDHFIRGQYDKGEINGEEQIGYRESNGVDPVSNTETYVAGKFVINNFRWAGVPFYIRTGKRMKKKSTEIVVQFKDLPMNLYADKGDTIDPNLLVISVQPDEGITLHLNAKKGDYDTTSTPIVMQYEKNGLEKSNSPEAYEVLINDCLHGDSTNFVHWDEVALSWQYVDIISKAWSEKSSDEFPNYTSGTNGPKAADELLENDGFHWWTI, encoded by the coding sequence ATGACACTTAATACGCCAAAAGCAGTAATCATTATTTTCGGGGCTACAGGAGACTTGGCCAACCGAAAGCTATATCCTTCTTTATACCGTCTATATCGGAATGGTAAATTATCCGAAAACTTCGCTGTTATCGGTGTCGCACGTAGACCATTAACAAATGAAGATTTCCGAAAGAATATTAAAAAGTCAATAGCAGAGTTTAAAGATGACAATATTGATCCAGATCAGTTTGCATCTCATTTTCATTATAACCCATTTGATGTGGAAGATCTGACTCACTATCAGAAATTAGACAACTTTATAAACGAGTTAGATGAGAAACATGAAACAGAAGGAAACCGCCTATTTTATCTAGCAATGGCTCCTAATTTCTTTGGAACAATAGCTGCCAACTTAAATGCAGAAGGTCTTACAGAAACTGTTGGTTGGTCTAGACTCGTAATTGAAAAACCTTTTGGACACAATTATGAAACTGCTCAAAAGCTAAACAATCAAATACGACAAGCGTTCTCTGAAGATCAAATTTACCGCATTGATCATTATCTTGGTAAGGAAATGGTTAAAAATATTGAAATCATTCGCTTTGCTAACTCTTTATTTGAGCCTTTATGGAACAATCAATATATCGCGAATATCCAAGTTACATCCAGTGAAATATTAGGTGTTGAAGAGCGCGGACGCTATTATGATGGTTCTGGCGCGCTTAGAGATATGGTTCAAAATCATATGTTACAGATTGTTTCCTTATTGGCAATGGAGCCACCAGCAAAATTAAATCCTGATGACATTCGTTATGAAAAAATTAAAGTATTGCGTAGTCTAAAACCATTAGCAGTAGAAGAAGTGGATGATCACTTTATTCGAGGACAATATGATAAAGGTGAAATAAATGGCGAAGAACAAATTGGATATAGAGAGAGTAACGGCGTTGATCCAGTTTCTAATACAGAAACATATGTAGCTGGTAAATTTGTAATTAATAATTTCCGTTGGGCCGGTGTTCCATTTTATATTCGGACTGGCAAACGCATGAAGAAAAAGTCAACTGAAATCGTGGTACAATTTAAAGACTTACCAATGAACCTTTATGCCGATAAAGGAGACACAATTGATCCAAACTTATTGGTAATTAGTGTTCAGCCTGATGAAGGCATCACACTTCATTTAAACGCTAAAAAAGGTGATTATGATACAACAAGTACACCTATAGTTATGCAATATGAGAAAAATGGATTAGAGAAATCAAATAGTCCTGAAGCTTATGAAGTATTAATCAATGATTGCTTACACGGGGATTCTACTAATTTTGTTCATTGGGATGAAGTGGCATTATCTTGGCAATATGTTGATATAATCTCCAAAGCTTGGAGTGAAAAGTCTTCCGATGAGTTTCCGAACTATACTTCTGGAACAAACGGACCAAAAGCAGCCGACGAACTATTAGAAAATGATGGTTTTCATTGGTGGACAATTTAA
- a CDS encoding TIGR01457 family HAD-type hydrolase, producing the protein MKKYKGFLIDLDGTVYKGTEKIDEAIQFVKELEKRNLPYLFLTNNSTKHPRDVAQKLQDMDVPATTEHVFTTSMATATYVAEIKPGARVYPIGEEGLHLALEEQGLIIANEAVDFVVMGLDRAITYEKLAIGALEIRNGAAFIATNGDVALPSERGFLPGAGSLISVLSVTTGVEPKFIGKPEGIIVEQALEVLGTTKEETIMIGDNYATDILAGINAGIDSLLVHTGVTTKEDLVKIPVKPTYTIGSLSEWTLE; encoded by the coding sequence ATGAAAAAATACAAAGGTTTTTTAATCGATTTAGATGGAACTGTTTATAAAGGAACTGAAAAAATTGACGAAGCAATTCAATTTGTTAAAGAATTAGAAAAACGTAATTTACCATACTTATTTTTGACTAATAATTCTACAAAACATCCAAGAGATGTTGCACAAAAACTACAGGATATGGATGTTCCAGCAACAACTGAACATGTTTTTACAACGAGTATGGCAACAGCGACATATGTCGCTGAAATAAAACCAGGGGCACGTGTATACCCAATAGGTGAAGAGGGTTTGCATCTTGCTTTAGAAGAGCAAGGTTTAATAATTGCGAATGAAGCTGTCGACTTCGTTGTAATGGGCTTAGATCGAGCCATTACATATGAAAAATTAGCAATTGGTGCTTTAGAAATAAGAAATGGTGCTGCTTTTATTGCGACAAATGGAGATGTTGCTTTACCATCTGAACGAGGTTTTTTACCAGGGGCAGGTTCGCTAATTTCCGTTTTATCAGTAACAACAGGTGTAGAACCAAAATTTATAGGTAAACCTGAGGGGATTATTGTGGAACAGGCGTTAGAAGTTTTAGGAACAACTAAAGAAGAAACCATTATGATTGGTGATAATTATGCTACTGATATTTTAGCTGGAATTAATGCCGGCATCGATTCGTTATTGGTTCATACTGGCGTGACAACAAAAGAAGATTTAGTTAAAATTCCAGTTAAGCCTACATATACAATTGGTAGTTTATCTGAATGGACATTAGAATAA
- a CDS encoding YdbC family protein — MADLNYEIIETIGVISESAKGWNKELNLVSWNKREPKYDLRDWSPDHVKMGKGITLTKEEMESLRDLLNKD, encoded by the coding sequence ATGGCAGATTTAAATTATGAAATTATTGAAACGATTGGTGTAATATCTGAATCGGCTAAAGGGTGGAACAAAGAGCTGAACCTTGTTTCCTGGAATAAAAGAGAACCCAAATATGATTTACGTGATTGGTCTCCTGATCACGTAAAGATGGGTAAAGGAATTACTTTGACGAAAGAAGAGATGGAAAGTCTTCGAGATTTACTTAATAAGGATTAA
- the mreBH gene encoding rod-share determining protein MreBH, which translates to MFSNAEIGIDLGTANILVYTKSKGIVLNEPSVVAIDTRNNQVIAVGKEAKEMVGKTPRNIVPIRPLKDGVIADYDITAQLLKEILKKVSKVAGVSMRKPTIVVCTPSGSTSVERRAIHNAVKSYGAKEVHIIEEPIAAAIGADLPVEEPIASVIVDIGGGTSEVAIISFGGVVSCRSVRTGGDRMDEEIIQYIRRKFNILIGVRTAENVKIEIGHALIDHKEESMEVRGRDLVTGLPRVITVTSTQVQEAIRESLESILATIHATLESCPPELSGDIVDRGVTITGGGALLHGMQEWLEKEVHVPVHLAPNPLESVAIGTGRSLKMINKLQKAVK; encoded by the coding sequence ATGTTTTCAAATGCAGAAATTGGAATTGACTTAGGTACTGCGAATATATTGGTTTATACGAAATCAAAAGGAATTGTTTTAAATGAACCCTCCGTGGTAGCTATTGATACTAGAAATAATCAAGTAATAGCTGTTGGCAAAGAAGCAAAGGAAATGGTCGGTAAAACACCAAGAAATATTGTACCCATTCGGCCTTTGAAGGATGGCGTAATAGCAGATTATGATATTACGGCACAATTATTAAAAGAAATTTTAAAGAAAGTAAGCAAAGTGGCTGGTGTATCCATGCGTAAACCTACTATTGTGGTTTGCACTCCTTCAGGTAGTACCTCAGTTGAACGTCGTGCCATTCATAATGCCGTCAAGAGCTATGGGGCTAAAGAAGTTCATATAATTGAAGAGCCTATCGCAGCTGCAATTGGTGCTGACCTGCCAGTTGAGGAACCAATTGCAAGTGTTATTGTCGATATCGGTGGAGGAACGAGTGAAGTTGCTATAATCTCTTTTGGCGGCGTGGTTTCATGTCGATCTGTCCGAACAGGTGGGGATAGAATGGATGAGGAAATCATTCAATACATCCGTCGGAAATTCAATATATTAATTGGTGTACGAACTGCTGAAAATGTAAAAATAGAAATTGGACATGCTTTAATTGACCATAAAGAGGAATCAATGGAAGTTAGAGGCCGTGACCTTGTGACAGGATTGCCTAGAGTTATCACTGTAACCTCCACACAAGTACAAGAAGCAATACGTGAATCATTAGAATCTATTTTAGCGACAATACATGCTACCTTAGAAAGTTGTCCTCCAGAATTAAGTGGAGACATTGTTGATCGCGGTGTTACAATCACTGGTGGTGGTGCATTATTACATGGTATGCAAGAATGGCTTGAAAAAGAAGTCCACGTACCTGTACATCTTGCACCAAATCCTTTGGAATCAGTAGCAATTGGAACAGGACGCTCATTAAAAATGATAAACAAGTTGCAAAAGGCCGTAAAGTAA
- a CDS encoding MOSC domain-containing protein — MKYQIVSLNIGQPKVRELQGKMVETGFIKERVTESIWLSKTGFNGDGQADLKNHGGLDKAILLYPYDHYAFWEGKYNRKFNIPAFGENLTIEGLTEETVYIGDEFELGEAIIQVSQPRQPCFKIAGVHQLKDITALVTETGYGGYYCRVIKEGYVSSKDTLKFKKKYKREFSIKSVHNLLFHDRENQHAMKELLQVDSLANSVKRTLSKRIK, encoded by the coding sequence TTGAAATATCAAATTGTTTCTCTAAATATTGGACAACCCAAAGTTCGTGAATTACAAGGGAAAATGGTTGAAACTGGATTTATTAAGGAACGTGTTACGGAATCTATCTGGTTATCGAAAACAGGTTTTAATGGAGATGGTCAGGCTGATCTGAAAAATCACGGTGGGCTAGATAAAGCAATCCTGCTATATCCTTATGATCATTATGCTTTTTGGGAGGGAAAATATAATCGTAAATTTAATATCCCTGCCTTTGGTGAAAATCTAACAATCGAGGGATTAACGGAAGAAACAGTTTACATTGGTGATGAATTTGAGTTAGGTGAAGCAATTATTCAAGTTTCTCAACCACGACAACCTTGTTTTAAAATAGCTGGTGTACATCAATTAAAGGATATAACAGCTTTGGTTACTGAAACAGGTTATGGAGGTTATTATTGTCGGGTGATCAAGGAAGGTTATGTTTCTTCTAAAGATACTTTAAAATTCAAAAAGAAATATAAAAGGGAATTCTCAATTAAGAGCGTACATAATCTTTTATTCCACGATCGTGAAAACCAACATGCTATGAAAGAGTTGTTGCAGGTTGATTCACTAGCAAACAGTGTTAAGCGTACATTGAGTAAACGTATAAAATAA
- a CDS encoding sensor domain-containing protein: MTIYPVDNVSIYQKLETLIEQLQATSNKEDIKEIALKIETYLKTGIQKTQALNGAVSEAFRLMIIDQKGYITYIDDDFCEQLGYEKEELLYHHYRTLHAGVHDASFYESMWITVESGKVWQGDICTETKKGAMVWYRTKLVPLVDPTNHTKTFAVFRTYIDDIKKDETQLVEALNDDYHKVFQQLMNLVFRVQKNKQSGEYRFSLIEGKLTKKLAIYNDYTYDQPLDAVFGTTDHECIIEKFDRVYAGEEVTFKHQHGSLYLYSMLSPIMENGEVIEVVGSSVDITSLEEAEQQIRHLAFHDPLTDLPNRSKLREDMKSLVKKAEQSSSFAVLYCDIDRLKYINDTLGEFIGDQVIQTIAKRLENTIDDKGKLYRFGGDEFVALIEGSKTEINLMSKALLNQIKQPLTLHGNEFFVTCSIGISFFGDDATTADELMNHASIAVHYCKVNGRNSRLVYTPSMDEMYNDILLMEGEIRKALYHDDFQLYYQPQINVETGEVIALEALIRWSHKEKGFIPPSEFIPLAEEIGVIIQLGEWVVRQACMQHVKWVEKGYKPVRIAVNVSAIELQRFDFADQVAMIIQQTNMDPNYLEIEITENSVMQNTEDCIKTMNTLRAMGISLSIDDFGTGYSSFGYLRKFPINYLKIDQSFVKNALTESSSAEIIKAMIQIAHTFGLKVVAEGVEEQKVLDLLQNQECDYYQGYFFSKPVPADALERLLYKKTS, encoded by the coding sequence ATGACAATATACCCTGTAGACAATGTTTCCATTTATCAAAAGTTAGAGACCTTAATTGAACAGCTTCAAGCTACATCAAATAAGGAAGATATAAAAGAAATCGCACTAAAAATAGAAACGTATTTAAAAACAGGTATACAAAAAACACAAGCGTTAAATGGAGCTGTTAGTGAAGCATTCCGACTGATGATCATTGATCAGAAAGGTTACATTACATACATTGATGATGATTTTTGTGAACAGCTTGGCTATGAGAAGGAAGAATTGTTATACCATCATTATCGGACGCTTCATGCTGGTGTCCATGATGCATCTTTTTATGAGAGTATGTGGATTACAGTTGAATCAGGCAAGGTATGGCAAGGGGATATCTGTACAGAAACAAAGAAGGGTGCGATGGTTTGGTACCGGACGAAATTAGTACCACTAGTTGATCCGACAAACCACACAAAAACGTTTGCTGTATTTCGTACATATATTGATGATATAAAAAAAGATGAAACACAGCTGGTTGAAGCTTTAAATGATGATTATCATAAGGTTTTTCAACAATTGATGAACTTAGTTTTTCGTGTTCAAAAAAACAAACAATCTGGAGAATATCGTTTTTCATTAATTGAAGGAAAATTAACAAAAAAATTAGCTATTTATAATGACTATACATACGATCAACCATTAGATGCTGTTTTTGGAACTACTGATCATGAATGTATTATAGAAAAATTTGATCGTGTTTATGCTGGAGAAGAAGTTACTTTTAAACATCAACATGGATCGCTTTATCTTTATTCTATGCTTTCCCCAATCATGGAAAATGGTGAAGTTATTGAGGTAGTAGGATCTTCAGTTGATATTACCTCATTAGAAGAAGCAGAACAGCAAATAAGACATTTAGCCTTTCACGATCCACTAACAGATTTACCAAATCGAAGTAAATTAAGAGAAGACATGAAATCATTAGTAAAGAAGGCAGAACAGTCAAGTTCTTTTGCAGTCTTGTATTGTGATATCGATCGACTCAAGTACATAAATGATACGTTAGGTGAATTTATTGGAGATCAAGTAATCCAAACGATTGCCAAGCGGTTGGAAAATACAATAGATGATAAAGGTAAACTATATCGTTTTGGTGGAGATGAGTTTGTTGCTTTAATAGAAGGCTCAAAAACTGAGATCAATTTAATGAGTAAAGCATTATTGAACCAAATAAAACAGCCACTAACACTTCATGGTAATGAGTTTTTTGTAACTTGCTCTATCGGTATAAGTTTCTTTGGCGACGATGCAACAACTGCAGATGAGTTAATGAATCATGCAAGTATTGCTGTTCATTATTGCAAAGTCAATGGTAGAAACAGTCGTTTAGTGTATACGCCGAGTATGGATGAAATGTATAATGATATTCTTCTCATGGAGGGTGAAATTCGCAAAGCATTATATCATGATGATTTTCAGTTATACTATCAACCGCAAATTAATGTGGAAACAGGGGAAGTAATAGCTTTAGAGGCATTAATTCGGTGGTCTCATAAAGAAAAGGGGTTTATACCACCTAGTGAATTTATTCCTCTTGCTGAAGAAATTGGTGTAATAATACAACTAGGGGAATGGGTAGTTCGACAAGCATGCATGCAACATGTTAAATGGGTTGAAAAAGGTTATAAGCCCGTTCGAATTGCAGTAAATGTATCTGCAATTGAATTGCAACGATTTGATTTTGCTGATCAAGTAGCCATGATAATTCAGCAAACGAATATGGATCCAAATTACTTAGAAATTGAAATAACGGAAAATAGTGTGATGCAGAATACGGAAGATTGTATTAAAACAATGAATACATTACGTGCTATGGGGATTTCGTTATCAATTGATGACTTTGGAACAGGTTATTCATCATTTGGTTATCTGCGGAAATTCCCAATCAACTATTTGAAAATAGACCAATCATTTGTCAAAAATGCATTGACTGAATCTAGCAGTGCGGAAATTATTAAAGCAATGATTCAAATTGCACACACTTTTGGTTTAAAAGTTGTTGCAGAAGGTGTAGAAGAACAAAAAGTGCTAGATCTATTACAGAATCAAGAATGTGATTATTATCAAGGTTACTTCTTTAGTAAACCAGTACCAGCTGATGCACTTGAAAGATTGTTATATAAAAAAACTTCTTAG
- a CDS encoding alanine/glycine:cation symporter family protein, producing MLLDTINQISGWVWGPPLLILLVGTGIYLTFRLGFLQIRALPYALKLAFSPSKNKDEKGDISHYQALSTAMAATIGTGNIVGVATAIVLGGPGAVFWMWITAVFGMTTKYAEALLAVKYRTTNSKGEMSGGPMYYLEHGLKMKWLGVLFAIFGSIAAFGIGNMVQAQSVASAVETTFNMPTWVTGIILVALTSLVILGGIKSIGRVTAFFVPIMALFYVIGGLIIMILNFELIPSAFQVIFNDAFTGSALGGGILGSVIRYGVARGVFSNEAGLGSAPIAAAAAKTDYPGRQALVSMTQVFIDTIIVCTITGVTIVMGDLYMTGLEGGDLTSASFEAFLGSAGGYIVTIGIIFFAFSTLVGWSYYGEKCFSYLFNDNAITYYRIAFIVFVFVGSIASLDVVFGIADIMNGLMAFPNLIGLLGLSGVVIAETKHFLKIIKEEKRTKKQTVNM from the coding sequence TTGCTATTAGATACAATCAATCAAATCAGCGGTTGGGTTTGGGGGCCACCCTTACTTATCCTATTAGTCGGAACAGGTATTTATTTAACGTTTCGCTTAGGATTTTTGCAAATAAGGGCATTACCTTATGCATTAAAGTTAGCTTTCTCTCCTTCAAAGAATAAAGATGAGAAGGGTGACATTAGTCACTATCAGGCGTTGTCAACTGCAATGGCCGCTACGATCGGAACTGGTAATATTGTTGGTGTAGCAACTGCAATTGTACTCGGTGGACCAGGAGCAGTATTTTGGATGTGGATCACTGCTGTATTTGGTATGACAACCAAGTATGCCGAAGCACTCTTGGCAGTAAAATATCGGACCACCAACAGTAAAGGCGAAATGTCAGGCGGACCAATGTATTACCTTGAACACGGATTGAAAATGAAATGGCTAGGTGTTTTATTTGCTATTTTTGGATCAATTGCCGCTTTTGGAATTGGCAACATGGTGCAGGCTCAATCTGTTGCTAGCGCTGTAGAAACAACATTCAATATGCCAACTTGGGTAACTGGAATCATTCTTGTAGCTCTTACTAGTTTAGTTATATTAGGTGGCATTAAAAGTATTGGTCGAGTTACCGCATTTTTTGTACCTATTATGGCACTTTTCTATGTAATTGGTGGACTAATTATTATGATCTTAAATTTCGAACTAATTCCCAGTGCTTTTCAAGTTATCTTTAATGATGCATTCACAGGAAGTGCGCTAGGTGGTGGTATTTTAGGTTCAGTTATACGTTATGGTGTTGCACGTGGTGTATTCTCAAACGAAGCAGGTCTTGGATCAGCACCCATTGCGGCTGCGGCAGCAAAAACAGACTATCCTGGACGCCAAGCACTTGTATCGATGACACAGGTGTTCATAGATACTATTATTGTTTGTACTATTACAGGTGTAACAATTGTGATGGGAGACCTCTATATGACTGGCTTAGAAGGTGGTGACTTAACTTCTGCATCTTTTGAAGCATTTCTAGGTTCTGCAGGTGGCTATATTGTTACAATTGGTATAATATTTTTTGCTTTTTCTACTCTTGTAGGATGGTCCTACTATGGCGAAAAATGTTTTAGCTATTTGTTTAACGATAATGCTATTACTTATTATCGGATAGCATTTATCGTCTTTGTATTTGTCGGATCAATTGCTAGCTTAGATGTGGTTTTTGGTATTGCAGATATAATGAATGGATTAATGGCATTCCCTAACTTGATTGGATTGCTTGGATTATCTGGAGTTGTTATAGCAGAAACAAAACATTTCTTAAAAATTATCAAGGAAGAGAAAAGAACCAAAAAACAAACAGTAAATATGTAA
- a CDS encoding low molecular weight protein-tyrosine-phosphatase has translation MIKVLFVCLGNICRSPMAEAFFRDLVEKEGLANQFIIDSAGIGAWHVGLPPHEGTRKMLDEKQISYHGMKARQVSEADWQEFDYIIAMDEQNIHDLEEIKKNAEGVKVAKLMDYVDAAKERNVPDPYFTKKFDYTYQLVESGCEALLKAIKQEKQIKGAL, from the coding sequence ATGATAAAGGTTTTATTTGTTTGTTTAGGAAACATTTGCAGGTCGCCAATGGCGGAAGCTTTTTTTCGTGATTTAGTTGAAAAAGAAGGACTGGCCAACCAATTTATAATAGATTCAGCAGGAATCGGTGCATGGCATGTTGGGCTACCACCACATGAGGGGACAAGAAAAATGTTGGATGAAAAGCAAATTTCTTATCATGGAATGAAAGCTAGACAGGTTTCTGAAGCTGATTGGCAAGAATTTGATTATATTATTGCGATGGATGAGCAGAATATTCATGACTTGGAAGAAATAAAGAAGAATGCTGAGGGAGTTAAAGTTGCCAAGTTAATGGACTATGTTGATGCGGCAAAGGAAAGAAATGTACCAGATCCATATTTCACGAAGAAATTTGATTACACATATCAGTTAGTAGAAAGTGGTTGTGAGGCTTTGTTAAAAGCAATTAAACAAGAAAAACAAATAAAAGGGGCGTTATAA
- a CDS encoding YihY/virulence factor BrkB family protein: MQNIITFAKQLFKRFNDDDVIGLSAQLAYFFLLSLFPFLIFLVTLIGYLPLDYQDILNFMATYLPAGTFELIEDNIEQIVNQRNGGLLSIGIIGTLWSASNGTNAIMNAFNKAYDVEENRSFIVSRLIAIVLLLAMLLVIIVAFLLPIFGKAIGVYVFSFVGISGGFLEVWDALRWIISSMVFFIVFLALYMLAPNKRIHIKDAVIGALFATIGWQMVSLGFSYYVSTIGNYSAAYGSLGGVIVLMIWFFISGVIIITGGEINAILKRRRGEKS, translated from the coding sequence GTGCAAAATATAATCACATTCGCAAAACAATTATTCAAACGATTTAATGATGATGATGTTATTGGCCTATCCGCACAGTTAGCATATTTCTTTTTATTATCTTTATTTCCGTTTTTGATATTTTTAGTTACCTTAATAGGTTATTTACCATTAGATTACCAGGATATACTAAACTTTATGGCAACGTATCTACCTGCTGGAACTTTTGAACTTATTGAAGATAATATCGAACAGATCGTTAATCAAAGAAATGGTGGTTTGTTGTCTATTGGTATTATTGGTACGTTATGGTCTGCTTCAAATGGAACCAATGCTATAATGAATGCTTTTAATAAAGCTTATGATGTGGAAGAAAACCGTTCATTTATTGTCTCGCGTCTGATAGCGATTGTTTTATTGTTGGCAATGTTGTTAGTTATTATTGTTGCTTTTCTATTACCGATATTTGGTAAGGCGATAGGAGTATATGTATTTTCGTTTGTTGGGATATCAGGTGGATTCCTAGAAGTTTGGGATGCCTTGAGATGGATTATCTCTTCAATGGTTTTCTTTATTGTGTTTTTAGCTTTATATATGTTAGCACCTAATAAACGTATTCATATAAAAGATGCTGTAATTGGAGCGTTATTCGCAACTATAGGTTGGCAAATGGTTTCTTTAGGGTTCTCGTACTATGTAAGTACAATAGGAAATTATTCAGCTGCATACGGTAGTCTTGGTGGTGTTATTGTTTTAATGATTTGGTTCTTTATTTCAGGGGTTATTATTATTACTGGTGGAGAGATTAATGCAATATTAAAACGAAGAAGAGGAGAGAAGAGCTGA